AAGATGGGAAGACGTGTCAGAGTTGTCGTTCACAGCTGCCGAAATCTCGAAAACTTTGAACACTTTGGAAAACAATCCTCAAGCTTCAAACTGCTCGAATCGAGCCGACAAACGATGCAAGAGTCGATCAGAATGGCCTCGGACTGATCGAAAACTCATGATCTGTTTGTTTTCGACTCTCCTCTGTTCTCTGACCGGATTTACACCGGACTAGGCATATTCGAAAGCGAGAAGTCATCGTGGCGACTTCGATCAGAGTCGGAAGTGGAACGTTTGCCGGAACCATCTCCAGAACCAGTTGAAGAGAGTTCTTTCCGCCACAACAAATCGGGCTGTTCCCCGCATGCCGGTTCGCAGATACTCCGGAGGAGCATCGAATTCCACTTTGGCTTGATAGACGGGAACCGCCAATTGCTCTCGCCCTTCAGCGTCGGTCACCGTCGCCAATGGCCCACCGAATTTGTTGGACAAAGCTGGAGGAGCATATTCGAGATGCCGGTCGGAAAACTCGATCACTCGTCCCTGCCAGACACGCTCCGGAAGCGAATCAACCTTGAGACGCACTGCCTCCTTGAGCCCCAGATCTTCTCGGTCTGACTGGTTGATCAGGAGAATGGCAAGGTATTCCTTGCTGGGGGCGATGCTGCAAATCGAGGTTTGCTCATCAAGGTAGGCCCCAGTGTTTTCTGGCGACAACGGGCTGCCATACCATCCCTGGAGCGGGCTCGTATGATCTTGTCGATGAGATTGGGGGCGCCGATTGGGAGCGACAACCGTGCCAGCCACCGGTGCCACAATCTTCAGATCTTCCAGTTGTTCTCGAACATCCACATGATGTTCTTCGATCGTTTCAAGTCGGCGTTCTGCAAGCCGTTGACCGTCCGGGTCCGCAAGCTGTCGGTACATTTCAGGCTCAAAACCTTGAGCTTGTTCCTCAACAGTGAGTGAAACTTCTTCGTCAAACAACTGCGGGTTTTTCAGTGTCGCGATTTCCTGTCCCGCGATCACGTGATCGCCTGGACGCACGAAGACCTCTTCCACAAATCCCGGAACCACAGAATAGACATGCGAAACGTTGGCAGGCTCGATGTAAAACGCTGCCTCTTCGAACCATGGAAATGGAACGAACAGAATCAAAGCGATCAGTCCCGTGGCGATCGTGCCAGTGATGAAAACCTTGACGCGGCTAATTGGATCTTGACGAGGTCGAGACATGAGCTTGTAGAAATTGACTCCCATTCCAACTGCGATCGACACCAGTGATCCGACGGCCAGCAGAATTCCGAGACTTTGAAGTCGATACGGTTTGAGTACGGTATACAGAAAAATCGTGATCGCAAACAGGACGAACCAGCGGTAAAGCGACGAAGCAATCGCGAACAGCACAAACCAAGCCTTGCCGGTGGTCGGCATGAACGGATCGACCGGGCTCTCAATCCCCAATGTCCACCAGGAGAATGTTTCCGAGAGCATTTTGGTCGCTTTGCTCCGCAGATTCGGAATCTCCAACCAGTCCGACATCATGTAGTAGCCGTCGTAGCGGAGCAGTGGATTGGCGTTGAAAATGACTGTCGTCACCGTCGAGACGAAGAAGATGTTTAACGCGAGATGATTGACCAGCCCCGGTTTTGTGTTGTACCAGACAAACAAAGCTGCGGCTGCGAGGATCATTTCGAAGTACATCCCCGCAGCACCGATGACGATTCGCTTCCACTTGTTCTTCAACATCCATGAATCAGTCACATCGCAATAGAGCGTTGGACTGAACACGAGAAGCATAATCCCCATCGAATGGCATTCAGCACCATAGTGCTTACACGCGATTCCGTGTCCAAACTCGTGAAGAATCTTGGCGAGAGCGAGTGTGATCCACAGATAGATCAAATTCGGCCAGCCGAAGAACTGCTGAAACTCCGGGAGTCGTTGCCGGACCGCATCAAAGCGGATTGCCAGAAACAACCACGATGACGCCACGAACATCATCATCACAAGACCGGCGGGCGGTGTGAACATCCAGCCGAACCAGGGTTCCAGTCGCTGGAGAGTTCGTTCGGGGTCCCACCCGGGGAGTTTGATGTAGAGCGGATTCATCATCGACTGACGAATCTTCTTCCACTTCTCAGTTCGACTGCGATCCAAAACCTGTTCGCCCTGCCCCAGACGCGAACTACACAGCAATCCCTTTTCGTGGAGATCCGTGACCAGTCCCTGGACATCTCGAGTGGTGACGTGCAGCGTCGGAAACTTCTTGAGCAGTTCGTCTCGCACATCACGCAAGCTGCGACGGCCGTCCAGAAGCAAGAACGTTGCGTATTGCTCCGGTTGCAGTCGATAGTATTTCAACCCGACTGGATCTTTGATGACCGGATATGGAACGCCACGGTACTCGATTTCCTTGATGTCGAGATCTGAACGCCCGATCAACGGAACGGGTCTCTCCGTCGTTGAAACGAGTGCGGACTGTGTTGTCTGCTGTTGCATCAGATCATCTTAAGAGCAGCCGAGCATTTCGGATTCAACTTCTGACACATTTTCGCCAGCTGAAAACAAGAACTTACCGCGTGCTCAACAGTTGGCGAACTAACAAAATCCGTTGCCGACTTGCTCGAAGTTTACTGCGATTGCCCGCCGGCTTCGATCAGAATAGCCATTGTGGGATCGAGACCTTCTCTCAACAGTCCATCCGGGTTCGAGACTTCTGCCCAGACGCGAACGTTTCGCGAGAGGTTCTGTACGGAGACATCGACGAAGCCAAGTTCTCCCGTATAAGGTTTGGACGCTTTCATCGCATCACTTCCAGGAACCTGAAACGTAACTCGCACTGGCATTCCAACACGAACTTTTTCGACAGCTTCGACGTCAACAAACCCTTCAATTCTCATCGTTTCGGTATTCACGACCTGCACGATCGACTCACCTTGCTGAACACCTTCGCCGATGCGTTTGAAGACTCGTGTTACCAATCCCTTGTCTTTTGCGAAGACGTGATAGGTCCCGAGTTCCGCTCGTGCTTGTTCAGCCGCCAATTGATTGAGATGCTGTTCGTGACGGGCCTTTTCGACCTGAAGCTGGGCGGCTTCGGCATCAAGACGCAAGCGGGTCATGTGAGTCGAAGGGTAAACCGGGTTCGAAGCGGACGAAATTCTGTTCGCTTCAACGGCTGCATCGTATTCAGCCGCCGCAGCCAATGCGGATTTCTGGGCTGACTGAATCTCGATATCGGTTTCAGCTCTCGCTTCGGCCAGCTTCAAATTTGCATCAGCGACTTCATCCTGAAGCTTGACGACGACCTTGGTCGCTTCAATGTTCGCACCTTCGCGTGGAACATACGCAACCACTCCGGGACGCTGGGTCGAATAGGTCGTACGATTGACAAATGAGAGTCGACAGTCTTTAACGGGAACTTCTTCCGCGACCAAAACTCTCAACGTGTCGGGAAGAACCAATGGCGAACTGAGCACACAGGAAAGACTGAGAACATAGGTAAGCAGCAAGTTTCTGGTGTGCATCGTCGTGATTTCGACCATATAGAGATTTAAGCGAATTGGTGTTGTCTACATAGCATTCTGACACGCCATTCACAACAATTCGAGCCACTCGCCCCCATGGCGTCAACATCAATCTCAATTCCCTCGCGGACCAATACCACGACCCTCTTCGATGTCAAAACAGACTCCAGGGCAGGACAGTCTCGACTGGATCCGCCAACAGTGTGACCGATTTCTCGATGAATCGCCGACTTACGCGGCCTATGTTCGGGACGTTTTTCAGTTCGTGGCGGAAACACCTTCGATCGACGCGGTCGCGATGGTCGCGTTTTCCAAGGCAAATGAACCGCGCGTCGTCGCCGAGGCCAATCTCGCGTCAGTCAGCGAAGACGAGTTCTTCAGCCTCGACCTCGACAACATCTCTTTGATGGGATCGTCGCTTCGCGAGGGCAAACCGAAGCTGATGATGAATCGAGTGCTGCCCGAAGCACAACTGAAACCCCATTCGCTGGCCATCGCCCCAATTGTCGTCACCGCCAATCCGCCTCATGTGGTCGAAGTTTTGATGCTGGGCGAAGCAACTTCGCACGACGAAGCTTTCCTGCGAGAAGTCACCGAGACTCTCGCGAGCTATTTCATTCGATACCTGACAAACAAGAAAGACAGCCAGGAAGCAGTCACCGACGAAGCCTTCTGGCAGCGATTCGACTCATTTCTCCTTCGCCTGCAAAAATCACTCGACTTGAAGAAGACGATTGCAGTCGCCGTCAACGATGGACGTGTACTGACAGGGGCGGACCGAGTTGCCATTGCTCTCAAGTACGGAAAACAGACCAAAGTTCAAGGCATCAGCGGTCAAGATGGAGTCCAACATCGGGCGAACCTCGTTCAATCGATGGCCAAACTGGCGGAAGTTGCGATCAAAATTGGCACTCCGATCACTTACAAAGGTTCGATCGAGGACTTTCCTCCTGAGCTGGAAAAACCACTCGCAGACTATCTGGCGGAAAGTCGAACTCGAATGGTCATGCTGCTTCCACTCAAGGAAGTCGCAGAGTCACATCGCGAAGACTCCGACGCGGATGATCATGCTTCTCTCGACTCTCCGCCTGTGATTGGATGTTTGATCATCGAACAAGCCACGGAGGCACGACCCAAAAAACATGTCGTGGATCGGTCCGATCTGATTCGGGATCACATCGAAGTCGCGATTCAGAACTGCCACTCTCACGAGTCAATTTTTCTGTTGCCGCTTTGGAGAGGCATCGGACGCACGATTCGCTGGTTTCGAGGACGCCGTCTCTGGATCGCAGCGGCGATTCTGGGAAGTGTTGTGGGATTAGCCACCATGCTGGCCGTCGTCCCCTGGGATTATCGCGTTGAAGGCACCGGACAGGCGATGCCCGTCATCCAGCACCGCGTCTTTGCTCCCTGGGATGGGGATGTCGTGGAGGTCTTCGTTCGCAGCGGTCAAACCGTGCAACAGGGCGACTTGCTGCTTCGAATTGAAAGCGACGAACTCGATTCCGAACGAATCGCCGCCCGCACGGAATGGCTTGAGAAAGACAAACTCGTCTCTGCCCTGACTTCTCAACGTGCTGAAGCAATCAAACGAGATGATGAAAGCGAGTTCATTCGAATCACCGCAGAACTCGCCAAAGCGACCGTCGAACGAGATGGTGCGAAGAACCGACTCGATCTAGTCACGCTGAGAATCGAAGACCTCACCGTCACTGCCCCGGACGATGGAGTGATCGCGACGTTTCAAGTGGATCAGGTTCTTCGGAACCGGCCTGTCAGACGGGGCGACTTGCTCGTGGAAGTGATGCAACCTAATGGCCCCTGGCACTTGGAAGTGGACGTTCCCGAATACAGAATGGGCCACGTGATGCGAGCCTTCGAAACGCTCGATTCCGAGGAACTTCCCGTCGAATATGTGCTCGCGACATCCGTCGAAACGAGTCACAACGGAGTCCTCCGCAGCGGAGAAATCGCAACACGTTCCGCTGAGTCTGAAGAAGACGGAACCGTATTCGAAGTCTTCGTTGATATCGATCGTGAAGATCTGCCCAACCTCAATATTGGGGCTGACGTCAGTGCCAAAATCAACTGCGGAAAGAAGAGCCTGTTTTACGTGCTCTTCGGAGACGTCGTCGAGTTCTTCCAGCGACATCTCTGGTTCTAGAGCATTTCCAATGCTTTTGCTGCCGCGGTGTGCGATACCATCAGTCAAAACGCTCTTGTCCGCGAGGCAGAAGAGCTGCATGTTGAATGGAACGATTCTAGAGCAAGTTGCTCTTGCCTGTGCACTCGCTTGCTCTGTTTCACAAGATAAAAGGCAGTATTCGCTCGTGCGACAGAGTGCACATCAAATCAAAAAATGCTCTAACGACTGCCCATTTCTCATGAGATTCTCAGTCACTCAGAATCTTGAGAGACATTGCCAACGTTCTATTCTCGCGTAGAGCTGGCCAACAATTCGTCCAGAATCTCGACATCTGTGGGAAGATCCGACTGTAAAATCGATCGCAGCGGGATTGGAGTATCATCCATTCGGTACGCAGTTCCTGCACTCTGAACACCATACATTTGAACGGCAATTTCAATCGTCGGAGTGAATGGAAGCTCGGTCTGCTGATGCTTCAAAACGATGGTTGGAATCTCTGAGAGAGAGTCAACAGCCTCTTGCGACAGGTATTGAACACCCTCAGCTCCGACCATCACACACAAGTCAACCTCGCGATTCTCGAGGACGTGTTGCGCACTGAATTCGCCAGGCTGATAACGAGGAAAACCACGCGACAGGCTCACGCCGAAGGGATAACCCGTCTGCCAGCTGAGCACGTTGTCCGCTCCTGCCACATCGCCGAATCGCCGCATCCTGCGAACAACCCAACGCGTATGACGATGCAGGTCTGTCGCCAGTTGCAGGACCGCTTCCACGTTCAAGTGAGACAACGGACCTTGCGTAAGCCCCATCCCGAAGAACAAAGCTCCGTATTTGCAGGAGGTCATTTTCTCTGCCAGAGCCACAAGCTCATCACGACTCACACCGCCGCAACTCTCTTCCTGAAGCTCGATCCCCTGAATCAAACCTCGCAGTGCCCACAGAACTTCAAAATCGCTTCCCGGTTCAATCTTCACGAACAGATCCGCCTGTCGGGCGGTTTCGGTTTCGACGACATCGACTACGATGAGAAATGACTTAGAGACGCCAGTTCGACTCGCTGCGTCGGTTCCGCAGCGAGTGTACCGCTCCAGATGACGTGGATGACTCTCCACCGGGTTCGATCCCCAATACACAACCACGTCTGCCCGGCTTTTGACTTCTCCCAGCGAAGACGTACTTTCTCCGACTCTTTGAAATGCCACAACAGAGGGCGTATGTCCTGCTGAGGCAGATGAGTCAACCACGCCGCCGAATTGGTCTGCCAGCTTAACGGCCAGCCCCTGGCCTTTTGTGCTGCTCGACGACAAACCATAAACAAGCGGATGGTGAGTTTCAGAAAGCAGAGTCCGCCCCAATTCGAGAGCGTTCTCAAGTGAAGAAGTCTCCCCGCGTACCTTGCAGAAGTCTTTTGACTGCCGATCGCGATCAACAATCGTCTCGACATTCTGAAACCACGAAGCTGCCTTCTCGCAAGCATGTTTGGTCGACTCGATCCGATTGTTGACCACGGTCAAAGTCAGATCGTCACAAACGCATCCGCAAAGCGTACAGGCGACATCAGTGAAAACTTGCTGGCTATTCATTCCATCCTGTCGAGCTTGCAACACGTTCGAATCTTCAATCCCACTTCGCATTCAGAGCCAGCCACCTGACAACGTTTTCAGCTACGCTGCCAGCTGTAAATTGCGACTTCAATTTGTTGACCTGTTGAACGTCTTCTTAATCTGTGATCGGAGAAGTTTCAATTCCACTCCGTTGAATGTCAAACAATGAACTGAGTTGATAATTCTCCGGCGACATCGTCTACTCATCATAACGATCGCCTCGACAATCACTCCCTCCTCACAACCTCGTCGACGCTTCCACAGTTTCCACACTCCCTCCTTTCTCCAAGGCTCGTCCCCATCGACATGTCGAAAGCCATTTCAATTCGCAAACGCAACACTCAAAGCGAGCAAAGTTTCGTCGCGAAGCTGATTGCTCTCGTTGCCATACTCATCGCCTTGCAAGTGAGTAGTCGAACTAGCATCGCGGATGATGCCCCTAACATTGTCTTGATCATCGCGGACGACATGTTTGCCGACGACTTCGGATTCATGGGCAATCCCGATGTCATCACGCCGCACATCGATCGACTCGCTGCAAAGTCAGCAAGGTTCGTCAATGGTTCTGTCCCCACAAGTGTTTGCAGCCCATCACTAGCAACTCTCTTAACCGGTCTCTATCCGCACCAGAGCGGGCTGCATTTCAATCATCCTCCGCCGGGAAATACTGCATTCAATCAGATGACTTCGGTGGAAGAGTATGAAAGAGCGCGCAGCGAGAGTTTCGAGATCATTCGGAACTTGCCAACCCTCCCGCGCATTCTCGCCGACGAACTCAATTATCGCAGCCTGCAAACCGGAAAATTCTGGGAAGGAAAATTCTCGAACGCCGGATTCACCGAAGGCATGACCATTTTCAAACCGGTGCCGGGACAAGAATTCGGAGGCAATCGCACGCTGAA
This DNA window, taken from Thalassoglobus sp. JC818, encodes the following:
- a CDS encoding efflux RND transporter periplasmic adaptor subunit, yielding MQQQTTQSALVSTTERPVPLIGRSDLDIKEIEYRGVPYPVIKDPVGLKYYRLQPEQYATFLLLDGRRSLRDVRDELLKKFPTLHVTTRDVQGLVTDLHEKGLLCSSRLGQGEQVLDRSRTEKWKKIRQSMMNPLYIKLPGWDPERTLQRLEPWFGWMFTPPAGLVMMMFVASSWLFLAIRFDAVRQRLPEFQQFFGWPNLIYLWITLALAKILHEFGHGIACKHYGAECHSMGIMLLVFSPTLYCDVTDSWMLKNKWKRIVIGAAGMYFEMILAAAALFVWYNTKPGLVNHLALNIFFVSTVTTVIFNANPLLRYDGYYMMSDWLEIPNLRSKATKMLSETFSWWTLGIESPVDPFMPTTGKAWFVLFAIASSLYRWFVLFAITIFLYTVLKPYRLQSLGILLAVGSLVSIAVGMGVNFYKLMSRPRQDPISRVKVFITGTIATGLIALILFVPFPWFEEAAFYIEPANVSHVYSVVPGFVEEVFVRPGDHVIAGQEIATLKNPQLFDEEVSLTVEEQAQGFEPEMYRQLADPDGQRLAERRLETIEEHHVDVREQLEDLKIVAPVAGTVVAPNRRPQSHRQDHTSPLQGWYGSPLSPENTGAYLDEQTSICSIAPSKEYLAILLINQSDREDLGLKEAVRLKVDSLPERVWQGRVIEFSDRHLEYAPPALSNKFGGPLATVTDAEGREQLAVPVYQAKVEFDAPPEYLRTGMRGTARFVVAERTLFNWFWRWFRQTFHFRL
- a CDS encoding efflux RND transporter periplasmic adaptor subunit, whose translation is MHTRNLLLTYVLSLSCVLSSPLVLPDTLRVLVAEEVPVKDCRLSFVNRTTYSTQRPGVVAYVPREGANIEATKVVVKLQDEVADANLKLAEARAETDIEIQSAQKSALAAAAEYDAAVEANRISSASNPVYPSTHMTRLRLDAEAAQLQVEKARHEQHLNQLAAEQARAELGTYHVFAKDKGLVTRVFKRIGEGVQQGESIVQVVNTETMRIEGFVDVEAVEKVRVGMPVRVTFQVPGSDAMKASKPYTGELGFVDVSVQNLSRNVRVWAEVSNPDGLLREGLDPTMAILIEAGGQSQ
- a CDS encoding biotin/lipoyl-binding protein — its product is MSKQTPGQDSLDWIRQQCDRFLDESPTYAAYVRDVFQFVAETPSIDAVAMVAFSKANEPRVVAEANLASVSEDEFFSLDLDNISLMGSSLREGKPKLMMNRVLPEAQLKPHSLAIAPIVVTANPPHVVEVLMLGEATSHDEAFLREVTETLASYFIRYLTNKKDSQEAVTDEAFWQRFDSFLLRLQKSLDLKKTIAVAVNDGRVLTGADRVAIALKYGKQTKVQGISGQDGVQHRANLVQSMAKLAEVAIKIGTPITYKGSIEDFPPELEKPLADYLAESRTRMVMLLPLKEVAESHREDSDADDHASLDSPPVIGCLIIEQATEARPKKHVVDRSDLIRDHIEVAIQNCHSHESIFLLPLWRGIGRTIRWFRGRRLWIAAAILGSVVGLATMLAVVPWDYRVEGTGQAMPVIQHRVFAPWDGDVVEVFVRSGQTVQQGDLLLRIESDELDSERIAARTEWLEKDKLVSALTSQRAEAIKRDDESEFIRITAELAKATVERDGAKNRLDLVTLRIEDLTVTAPDDGVIATFQVDQVLRNRPVRRGDLLVEVMQPNGPWHLEVDVPEYRMGHVMRAFETLDSEELPVEYVLATSVETSHNGVLRSGEIATRSAESEEDGTVFEVFVDIDREDLPNLNIGADVSAKINCGKKSLFYVLFGDVVEFFQRHLWF
- a CDS encoding formylmethanofuran dehydrogenase subunit B, coding for MRSGIEDSNVLQARQDGMNSQQVFTDVACTLCGCVCDDLTLTVVNNRIESTKHACEKAASWFQNVETIVDRDRQSKDFCKVRGETSSLENALELGRTLLSETHHPLVYGLSSSSTKGQGLAVKLADQFGGVVDSSASAGHTPSVVAFQRVGESTSSLGEVKSRADVVVYWGSNPVESHPRHLERYTRCGTDAASRTGVSKSFLIVVDVVETETARQADLFVKIEPGSDFEVLWALRGLIQGIELQEESCGGVSRDELVALAEKMTSCKYGALFFGMGLTQGPLSHLNVEAVLQLATDLHRHTRWVVRRMRRFGDVAGADNVLSWQTGYPFGVSLSRGFPRYQPGEFSAQHVLENREVDLCVMVGAEGVQYLSQEAVDSLSEIPTIVLKHQQTELPFTPTIEIAVQMYGVQSAGTAYRMDDTPIPLRSILQSDLPTDVEILDELLASSTRE